GGCGTTTTGCTAGTAAGTGGCGGACATACGATGATTCTTGAGATTAGCGAAAATGGCGAGATTTTAGAGCTTGCAAGCACTAGCGATGATAGCTTTGGCGAGAGCTTTGACAAGGTGGCAAAGATGCTTGATCTTGGCTATCCAGGGGGTGCTGTGGTGCAGCAAAACGCACTTTTATGCGAGGATAAAGATAGGTTTAAATTTACTGTCCCGCTTCTTTACGACAAACGCCTTGAGTACAGCTTTTCAGGGCTAAAAAACCAAGTCAGAGTTGAAATTTCAAAGCTTGAAACCATCACACAAAAAGATATTGCAGATATTTGCTATGCCTTTGAAAATACGGCTTGCGAGCACATTTTAAATAAGCTTAAAAAGGTTTTCAAGCTAAGAAACTTTAAGCGCTTTGGCGTGGTTGGTGGAGCGAGCGCGAATTTAAATTTACGAAAAAGACTTGAAGCGCTTTGTCAAAAAAATGGGTGCGAGCTTTTGCTAGCTCCACTTGCGTTTTGCTCTGATAATGCTCTGATGATAGCAAGGGCTGGACGTGAGAAATACTTAAAAAAAGAGTTTATCTCACATGATAAGCTAACTATAAATCCAAGGGTTAGCTTTAAGAAGTTTGAGCTAGATATCTAAATTTCCTCAAAAACTTTTATTTAAAATCTTCTATTTTTAAAATTTGAAATAATGCAAATTTGCACTATTTCAAGCTTAAAATTTAAATAATTATTTTAATAAATTATATTTATGTAATTTATTTTAATAAAATCATAATAATTTAAACTTTAGTTTGGTACTATTTTGTCAGATTTACAAAAAGGTAAAATGATGAAAAAGGCTCTATTTCTAGGATTTAGCGCACTTTTATTATTAGTGGGCTGCAAGGAAAGCAATATAGGCATTGTTAAAAACTATATTTTAAAAGGTAATAAATCAATAACGATAGGCTCGGCGATAGATAGCTTTAAAGGTTGCTCAAGTACTCAGTGGCAAGACATTAGTAGCGATGGAAAGAAAGTGGTTAAAGTAAGCTGCGTAGTGGGGAAAAATGTACTTGAAGATGAGTTTAAAAGAAAAAATAATGGCTACATAAAAGCTCTAAATAATGCCAAGGCTGCTCAGCAAAAAAAAGTTGATAACAGCTTGGAGCTAGCACTTGATAGCGCAAATAGCATATTAAAGAACGGTAAAAGCATAGATAAAGAGACTATTTTATCCATCGCAAACAAGCACTGTAAATTTGATCCGACGAAAGAAAGCGCTAGCTATATAGCCTCTGTTAGCTGTGACCTTGAGTTTAAAAATGAGCTTGCTCAAATTTTAGATATCAAGCAAAAATGGGTCTTTGACAACGTCGTAGTCCAAAGCAAATACGCTGCCTACTACTCGCAAAAAGAGCCAGAAGTGATCTATTTTGGTGAAAATACTAAAAAGATAAATGAGAGAGTTATTGAGCTTACCTTCATGATAAATAGCGATAAAAGTGTTAATATCTCAAAGGTTACAAAGATAGATGACGGCGATACGAAAGATATAAACCGCGGTTTGGTTGCGATGTTTTATGCAAGATAAATTTTGCTACTAAAATAAATATATTTAAGTTTAAAAGTATTACATTTTAAAAGCATGCTCTTGCTTATTTTGATAAGAGCAAATTTGTTATTTTGAGAAGTTAAAATTATATTTTACCATCTACTAAAGCTCGTAACTCTTCTTTGATAGCTTCATAAGTAAAAATTTAATAAAATCCTAAAATATCAACAAAAAGAGTCTTTATGGATGAGTTTTTAAAACAGGCTTGGCGTGCAAATAAAATTTATACAAATGCTGCTGCTAGCGTGCCATTTTACCCAGATCTGCTAGCTCTTCTTCTAGTTTGCGACGAGAAAAATTTAGATCAGTTTATGGCGCTTGATGAGTTTAGAGCGGTGCTAAAAAGGCTTAAGGTTGAGCTAGATATATTTAGCATACAAAGTGCGCAGCTTGCGACTCTTAAGGCACTAAATGAGGCTAAAATTTCAAGCGATGAGATAGTAAAATATCTAGAAATATTGCGTGATGAAAAGATCATAGATGATGAGAAATTTGGCTTTTTAGAAAAGATCATAAGCAAAAACAAAGGGACTAATGAGGCTAAAATTTCTCATATAAAGCCAAAAGATCACTTCCATAAAAACCTAGACTTTTTAAATGAGATAAACAAAAAAGCAAGCTTGTTTGATAATGAAAAAACATTTTTAGAGGCGCTTGTGGCAGCCAAAAAAAGATCAAACGAAACGCTTTTTAACATAGCTGCAAGCGGCGTCATAAACTCTGGCAAATCAACCCTTTTAAACGCCCTTTTAAACAAATCCGTCCTTGGTGCTTCAAACGTGCCAGAAACGATAAATTTAACCATTTTAAAATACTCCAAAGATAGCTTTGCAAGGGTAAATTTTTACACCTTAGATGAGCTTTTAGCACTTGGTATACCAAGCGAAAATTTGCCAAGCAAAAGCGTAGATATCGGCATAGATGAGATAAAAAACTACACCTCTTCAAGCTCAAAAACAGCAAATCTCGTAAAAAGCGTCGAGCTTTATGACGACTTGGAGCTTTTAAAGGACAACGTCTGCATCATAGACACGCCAGGTATCGATGATGCGGTGATTTTAAGAGAGCAGATCACTACAAATTTTATGAAAAAGTGCGACCTTTTAGCCCACCTAATGAACGCCTCACAAAGTGCCACGCAAAAGGACGCGCTATTTTTGAAAAAATGTCTTGAAAACTCGCATATCGTAAGGCTTGCCGTGGTGCTAACTCACGCTGATGAGCTAAGTGCCAAAGAGCTAAACGAGACGCTAAACTACACTAAAAAAGCGATCGGCGAGCAGATAAATGGCGTGGAGATTGATTATTTTGCGCTTAGTGCAAAAAGCTACTTAGAAGGCGCTGCAAATAGCGGTGTAGAGGAGTTTAAAGACTATCTTTACGAGGTGCTCTTTGGCAAAAACTCTAAAAAATCAGCCCTTATCTTAAGCTCGTATCAAAAGGAGCTAAAAAATATCCTAAATAACAAGCTTGAAGCTACTAAGGCTGAAATTTTGTCGCTCAAAGCTTATGAGGTGGAGCTTAAAAAGCTTCAAAATGAGCAGGCAAGCGTTAAAAACGCACTTAGTGAAAATTTCTCTAAACTTGAAAGTCTAACTCAAAATGAGCTTGCAAAGCTTGAAAGCAGCAACACCAAAAATATCTATAAAATGGGGCTTGAGACGCTTTTACAAAACCTAAACGACAAGGTAAAAAGCGAGATAGCCTACTGTAAAAGCAAAAAGCAAAGCTTAAATTTAGAGCGACTAGAGCAGATCGCAAAAACGACGCTTCGTGACGGTGTGATGGCACTTATGAGAGAGGCTAGAAACGAAACTTTAGTGCAAACAAGATCGTGCGAGCAAAATATCGCTTTAAATTTTGATGATTATGTGATGAGTAAAGATGAGGTTTTTAACATCAATGACTTTTTAGAGCAAATGGGCGTAAAGCTTGAATTTAAGGAGCTTTTAGCTGCATTTAGAGCGAAAATTTCAAGTGATGCAAGTGAAGCACTTTTAGGCTTAAAAGAGGGCTTGCTAAAAGATAAAAATATCTCCCAATTTTGTGAAATTTTAACTGATCATGAAAAAAATCGCCTTTTATACCTCATAAAAACCTATGAAAGCGCTCAAAAAGCCACGCTTGATAAGAGGCTAAAAGAGCTAGATCATGAGCTAGAAAAGCTTAGCTCGCAAAATCAAAACTCACTTTTAAAACTAAAAGAGCAAAACGCCTTGCAAGATGAAATTTGCTCGCTTTTAGGGGAGCTAGAAAATGTTTAATGAGTTCATAAATGCCTATAAGGCGAGATATTTTAAGGTTTTTACAAGCGACTTTAAGGGCGAGCTAGCAAGGCTAGTAAATGAGCTAAATGATCCAAGTCTGCACGCAAGCGATGAGATAAAAGAGAGCCTAAATTTACTAATCGACACTCTAAATGAGCCACCTCTCATCGCCGTCATCGGGCAGTTTTCAAGTGGCAAATCAACATTTTTAAACGCTCTGCTTGGACAAAACATCTTGCCATCAGGTCTAACGCCTGTCACGGCAAAGGCTGTGCGGCTAAAATTTGCAAAGATGCCGCTTCTTAGCGTGAAATTTACAAATGGCAGCGAGAGCTTGCTAGCTAGCAGCGAGCTTGCCCAGCTAAACGCCATGAGCGAGCAGATAAAGAGCATGACACTTTACGCGCCAAGTGAAATTTTAAAAGAGGTAAATTTCATCGACACGCCAGGGCTAAACTCGCTAAGAGATGCCGACACAAAAGAGACCAAAAACACGCTAAAAAAGGTCTGTGGTGCGATCTGGCTAAGCCTTGCAAATAACGCAGCAAAGGCAAGCGAGCTTGAAAGTGTAGAAGAAATTTTAAGGACAAACGACCTAAAAGCGCTTTGTTTCATCAACCAAAAGGACAAGCTTAGCAAGGACGAGCTTGAAAGTTTGCTAAAGCACGCTAGGCAAACTTATGGCGAGCTTTTTGAAGATATCATCGCCATCTCGTCAAAGCAGGCGCTAAATGGCATCACAAATGAAAACAAGGGCGAGCTAGAAAGCTCAAATTTTGCTAAAGCACTAAGCGCGGTAAAAGAGGCGTTTTTAAACACGAACTTTAAAGAAAATTTCATAAAAGCAAGGGCGAAAAAGATAGTAAATTTTTTAATCGCTGAGCAAGAAAATCGCCTCAAAGTTTATAACGCAGCTGGTGAAATTTTAGATAAATTTAATGGCACGCTTGAAGAAAAACTAGAAGCGATAAAAGAGGAGTTTAAGCCTAAAATCGCCCTGCGATATAGCGATATGAGCGAGGCTATAAAGCTTGCAAGCGATGAGGTTTTTAAGCTACTTAAGCCATTTTCTAGGACAAAATTTAACCCAGTAAAGACGCTTTTAAACAAAGAAATTTATAAGCGTGAGAACTTTGAGATGATAAGCCTTGACACGGACGAGGTCTTTTTAAAGCTCATCTATGAAGATATCGTCTTTTCTAAATTTTTTAAACGCTACAAAAAAGATCTAAAAGAGCTTGAAAACGAGATCATATCGGCTTTTGATGAGCTTTATAAAAGCTTAGAAGATGAGCTTTTTATTTACAAATCTCGCTATGAGAGTTTTAACCCATTTGATGAGTTTGCCTCAAACTACGAGACAAAATCTATAAACACCTACGCTGGCAGAACCTATGAGAACTTCTTAAGAGAGTATGAAAATGCCAAATTTAAGGCGACACAAAAGATATCGCTCTTTTTTGAAAAGCTTGACGTAAAGGTCGCATCAAACTACGAAAATGCGCTTAAGCTTGCGGTTTATTTTCTAAAGCAAAAGATCGAAAACTCGCTAAATTCGCACCTGCAAATGGGCACACCGCTTTACATCCCGAGCGCAAAAGAGGTTTTTGATCGCATGCTAAATGCCTTTAGCCTTTATGAATTTGACGATCTTATGTGCTCAAACAACTCGTTTTTAAATAAAACTTTGCTTGATATAAAGACCGAATTTAATGAAATTTACGCCCAAAAAATAGCGATGCTTGAGCGCCTAAAAGCAAAACCAAAAGAGCAAATTTTAAAGCTAGAAAAACTGCAAGAGAGTTCGGTGATATTAAAGTAAAATTTGACTTCAAACTGCACATGTGAGCGCCTTGCAAATTTTAAATTCGCTAGCATTTTTAAAAATTATTTTCATCAAAAAAGTCGGTGTCGATCTTGCAAATTTCATATATCTGACTTGTTTGAACGCCTACTTTATACTTTATCATTAGCTCAGCCAGTCTGTCTCCATCTATCAAGACTACGCTAAAGTTTTGACTATCTTTGGCAAACGTTTGGGCCTCTTTTGTAAATTTTGCTGTAGTGATAAAGACGCCTTTTTTAGTATTTTTGTTTGAGATAGCGCCGATGAACTGCTGGATCTCTTGCCTGCCTATGTTGCTGCCATCTTTATATCTCTTTGCTTGGATGTAAATTTTAGAAAGTCCTAGCTCATCCATGATGCCATCTATCCCACCTTCTGGACCTTTATTTATAAGTTCAGTCCCATAGTTCATTTTTCTAAAATGCTAGATAAATTTTCATCAATTTTTGTAATCTTAAAAGCTATAATCACCGCATGAAATACGTAAGCCTAACAGAGTTTTTCTCTGAAAATATCAACTTATTTATAAACGTAATCGCTTCATTGTTTGCGATATTTTTTTGCTTTAGTGTTGGCTTTGGTCTTTTGTTTTTTATTACCTTGCCGCTTGGCTATATAATGGGCATAGTCTTGTCGTTTCCGCTTTTAATATTTATCTTTTTCTTATTTGCAACGCTAGACATTTGTATCTGCATCTTGGTGTCTGTTTGCAGAGTTTTTAAATAAATTTGGGGCTTTTTACAGCCCCTTTGCTACTTTATAGCAGCCATTTTTCTACGCATATAAGCTATGCGGCTTTGAAGTGGTAAGTGTTTTGGGCAGTTGTCTTCGCAACCAAGCAAAGTCATACAACCGAATACGCCATCATCATCGCCTATTAACTCGTAAAAGTCCTCGTCAGTTCTTTTATCAAGTGCGTCTATCTTAAATCTAGCAACCCTGTTTAGACCAACAGCGCCGATGAAATCAGGTCTCATGATAGCTGTTCCGCAAGATGCGACGCAAATTCCGCACTCTATACAGCGATCAAGCTCGAAAACTTCTTGAGCGACTTCTGGCTCAACTTTCTCTTCAAGCTTAGAGATATCTGTCTCATGATCTGTGTGTATCCAGCTCTCGACTCGCTTACTCATAGCGTTCATCCAGTTACCAGTATCTACGCTTAGATCTTTTAGTAGTTTAAAGACTGGCAAAGGCATAAGCTCTATGACACCGCTTTCAAAGTCTTTTGTTAAGGTTCTGCAAGCTAGGCTTGGCTTGCCATTTACTAGCATGCCACAACTACCGCAAATTCCCGCACGACAAACGAAGTCAAAGCTGAGATCTGGATCAAATTTCTCACGAATTTGATTTAACGCGATAAATAGCGTCATACCATCAGTCTCTTCAAGCTCATAAGTCGCAAAATGAGGCTTTGAAACTTTGCTTAAAGGATTGTATTTAAAAGCTTTTATGGTTATTTTTCTACTCATTTCCTATACCTGCTCTTTCATTTGGTGCTTTATATTTTGGTTGAAGGTCATAGTGCATCAAAGCCTCTTGAATTTCTTGTCTGCTCTTGCCTTCTGCTTGCATTTTCTCGCGAATTTCATCGACCTCTTTTTGACGGATAGCACTGTTTGGATGCTCGATGATATTTCCTTTTGCACCATAACCTCTAAATGCTGGCGGCATCTCCATCTTCATGATATCAAGTGGCTCATAAGTGATAGTTGGCAGAGTGTCGCCTTCTTTCCAGCTTGTAAGCGTTCTGTTTAGCCAGTTGAGGTCATCTCTTTTTGGATAGTCTTCACGGCAGTGAGCACCACGGCTCTCTGTTCTATCAAGCGCACCTTTCGCGATACAAAGCGCTAGTTTTAGCATCTTTGGCACGCGGTAAGCCTCTTCAAGCTCTGGGTTGCCAAATAGTGCTTTGTTGCTTACTTTTACATCAAGTGACTCTTTATAAAGTGCTTCAAGCTCTTTAACAGCAAGCTCTAGACCTTTGCCTGTTCTAAATATCGCAACGTGCTCCCACATTACCTCTTTCATCTTGTTTTTGATATCGAAGACGTTAAATTTACCCTCTTTTGTAACGAGGCTATTTAGATAGTCTTCTTGTTTTTTAACAAATTTCTCGATATCAGCTGTGTTTATCTCGATCTCGTGGCTAGCACAATAATCTGCAAAATAATCACCAACGATCATACCAGCGACAACTGTCTCAGAAACTGAGTTACCACCAAGGCGGTTAAAGCCGTGCATATCCCAGCAAGCAGCCTCACCAGCGCTAAATAGACCTGCTAGTGTTGGGCTCTCGCCAGTTGGTTTTGTCTTGATGCCGCCCATTGAGTAGTGCTGCATAGGTAGGATCGGTGCCCAGCCTTTGCCACGCTGATGTCCTGTCTCGTCAGTATATACTTCAGTGTCAGCAGGATCGATGCCGTTAAAAATTTCGCAAATTTCTTGAACGTCACGTAAATTTTTCTCAATGTGCTCGCGTCCAAGGATAGAGATATCAAGCCAAACGTGATAGCCATAAGGGCTAGGTACGCCTTTGCCTGCACGGATGTGCTCCATGATACGGCGGCTAACGACGTCACGGCTAGCTAGCTCTTTTTTCTCTGGTTCATAATCAGGCATAAAGCGGTATCCATCAACGTCACGTAAAATTCCGCCATCACCACGGCAACCTTCTGTTAAAAGAATACCAGATGGGACGATCGGAGTTGGGTGAAACTGAACAGCTTCCATGTTGCCAAGCTGAGCTACGCCAGTCTCAAGTGCGATCGCAGCGCCGATACCTTCACAAACAACAGCGTTTGTAGTGTGTTTATAAACTCTACCATAACCGCCAGTTGCTATAAGTGTGCCTTTTGAAACATAAGCTGTGATCTCGCCATTTACCAGGTCACGAACGATCGCGCCGTAACAGCGGTTATTTTGGTGTATCAAGGCGATCGCCTCTTTGCGGTCGTGAATTTCTACATTGTGTTTAAGCGCTTCGTTTGCAACAGCAAAAAGCATGGTGTGACCAGTTGCGTCAGCTGTGTAGCAAGTTCTCCATTTTTTTGTACCACCAAAGTCACGTGAATGGATAAGGCCATGAACCTCTTCTTTTTCAACGATAGTTGTTTTTTGAGCGTTGATGATAGCGCTTCTTTCGCCTTTTGTGATCCTAGTCCAAGGCACGCCCCAAGCTGCAAGCTCACGGATAGCTTTTGGAGCAGTTTGACAAAACATACGTGCAACTTGTTGATCACAACCCCAGTCGCTACCTTTTACCGTATCAGCAAAGTGTACATCTTCGTTATCACCTTCACTCATTTTAGAGTTACCAAGGCTTGCTTGCATGCCGCCTTGCGCAGCAGCAGAGTGAGAGCGTTTTACAGGGATGAGGCTCAAAACTACGGTGCTTAAGCCCTTTTCTCCAGCAGCCACAGCAGCTCTAAGACCAGCTAGACCGCCACCAATTACCAATGCGTCATAATATTTTACATTCATCTTCTAGCTCCTTTTTAATGGCTGATCCACACGAAATCGGCGATTAGCGCAATCACAGCAAGTATGCCATAAATGACAAATACAACTGTCTTTGCCTTATTTCTTTTGGCAAGCATTTCGTGTTTGTTTGCGCCATCAATACTTACCCACTTGACATATAAGCGGTACATGCCAACGCCAGCGTGAACAACCATGAAAACAAGTAGTGCGAAGTAGAAAATTTCTAGTTTGTGAAACGCAGCAGCTGACTTATCAGCTGTGATGTGACCACCAAAGATGATGTCGATTATGTGGGCGCTTGCTGCAAAAAATAGAGCAAAGCCTGTTAAAAACTGGAACCACCAAAGTGTGGTATCAAGGTGCTTCATGCGGTCTTTATGGCCTCTAAACATTAAATATTGTCTGTAATTTGCAGGAAATTTTCTCATGGCCAAGAAGGCGTGAGTAACAAAAACTACAAAGATAACAGCAGCTATAACATTTGTGATCCACCAAGTAGCCTCACCAAATAAAAATTTAGCCTCTGCAAATCCTACGACAGCGTTAAATGCGTCTTTGCCAAGTAGTATAGTAGAAGTAAAAACCATATGGCACAATATGAAACAGGCTAGAATAAATCCTGTAATACTTTGCCATCTATCCCAAGCGGCTGGAGTGCGGCTTTTTTTGCCGTCCGACCGTTTCCCCAAAAAACCTTCTATAAGCCCGGTCATGAGCCCTCCTAAGAAATTTGAAATAAGTTATCATTTCTTAATACTAATTTAAACATTAGCATTAATTGATAAAGCTAATGCTATCAGAACTTTACTTTAATAAATTTTAAATATTGACATTAAATTTTCGTAAAACTCTTATAAAGTTTAATATAGACAAAAATTCCCAACCCACACATAATAAGTGATAAAATTTGCCCCATCGATAGACCAAATATAATAAATCCAAGTCCAGAATCAGGCTCTCTGTAAAACTCGCAAATAAATCTTGCAAATGTGTATAAAATGGCATAAAGTGCTATGAGTTCGCCATTAAATTTCTTATATTTTCTATATAAAAATAAAATGACAAAAATAACTAAACCTTCTAAGAATGCCTCGTAAAGCTGGCTTGGATGTCTTGGCTGACCAAAGACGTTTATCGCCCAAGGCACATCTGTGACTCGTCCAAAAAGCTCTTGATTTAAGAAATTTCCTATCCTGCCAAAGGTGTAGCCAAAAGGTATGCAGATGGCGCAAAGATCAAGTAGCTGCCAAGCGTTTTGCTTATATTTTTTGCAAAATAAAATTGTCGCTAGCAAAAAGCCAACCACGGCGCCGTGATAGCTCATGCCGCGAATTCCTATAAACTCGCCGTTGTGAATCGGATTAAAAATTTGCCAAGGCTGCGTTAGATAGTAGCTTGCTTCACCTGAATATACTAAAACCCAGCCAAGTCTAGCGCCTAAAATGACACCTATCTCTACCCAAAAAAAGTAGTTATCCAAAAGCTGATTTGAGATAGGGATATCATCTTTTTTAACGAGATACTTTGCCATGGCAAGCGCTAAAACAAGGGCTAAAATATACATAAGCCCATACCAATGCACGCTAAAGCCAAAGAGGCTAAAGGCGACTGGGTTAAAGTGGTTATAAATGTCGTTCCAAATTTCCATAAAGTCTCACTTTATTTTTTTATGGATTTTATAATGTAAAGGCTTAAACTATAAATGTCTATTTAAAATTTCATTGTATTTACCTTGTAAATTTGTCAGCTTTTGTTCTCTTTGCAGAATTTCGCTTTCTAAATTTTCAAATTCGGTTACGATTTGCTTTTGGATTTCAATCGATGGAAATTTAGCTCCTAGGTCTTGATAAAATTTTATTGGGACTCGACGATGACCACTTGCTCCCGTCATACTTTTTGCCGCTTCATCTCTAACTATTTGTCTATTTAAAAATCCGAATAAAAATTTAGGTAAAATTTTACTTGCATCGCACCTTAAAACGTGAAATTCGCTACTTCCAAGTCCTATGCTGTTTGACAAACCGCTCGCCACGGCACACTTGCCGTTTTCCATACAAGGCGTTATTTTTGCGATTATTATGTCGTTTTCCGCAAAATACGTGTAACTACCCATCCTTACTTCCTTTAATGGCTTAGTTATTTTATTTTCTATATATCCGTTTTCGTTAACGCTTTGCATATCCACAAAAGATACTGGCAAGTCATTTGGTAAATTTCTAATTTCAGATTTTGAAGGGTTAAATACGACGCCAAAATTCCTTAACGGCTCATACCCCCCCCCATTTGTGTTAAAACTTATTCCGAATTTTGTAAAAATTTCGCTCATTTTAGCTTTTAGCTCGTCAATTTCCATTCTAATAGTTTTAAACTCATTATCTACTTTTTCGCATTCGGCTACGATTTTTTGAAACACTTTTTTATTTTCTTTATTATTACTAAAAGGAATACTTATGTTTTTTTAAATTTGTAGAATTTAGCCCGCCTTGTGCTGCACCGGTAATATTTTGTTTTAAAATTTGTTGACCCAACGGAGAATATAAAAAATAAAAAATATATTTCTGAGTAATTATATCGGCTGCTCGAAGTATGAAAATATGCTCATTTACCATAGCTTTTCTGTTATTCAGCTCATCTCTTAAAAGTGCAATTTTCCCAGTTAATGCTCCATCTTTACAAAGCAAAATATCATTTTGTTCTAATCTGCCTTTTTGATTATTTTCATAATACTCAATGCTTACAAATTTTGGATTTACCAAATTTATTATGCCGTTTGTATTATGGATATGCTCTCCACCAAGGCTTAACGCACCTTCA
This genomic stretch from Campylobacter concisus harbors:
- the tsaD gene encoding tRNA (adenosine(37)-N6)-threonylcarbamoyltransferase complex transferase subunit TsaD; this translates as MILGIESSCDDSSVALIDEGTLEQIYYKKISQEEEHAIFGGVVPELAARLHTKALPALLNDILLNLKDINAIAVTNEPGLSVSLIGGVSMAKSLSIALNIPLIAVNHLVGHIYSLFLDREATFPLGVLLVSGGHTMILEISENGEILELASTSDDSFGESFDKVAKMLDLGYPGGAVVQQNALLCEDKDRFKFTVPLLYDKRLEYSFSGLKNQVRVEISKLETITQKDIADICYAFENTACEHILNKLKKVFKLRNFKRFGVVGGASANLNLRKRLEALCQKNGCELLLAPLAFCSDNALMIARAGREKYLKKEFISHDKLTINPRVSFKKFELDI
- a CDS encoding dynamin family protein; amino-acid sequence: MDEFLKQAWRANKIYTNAAASVPFYPDLLALLLVCDEKNLDQFMALDEFRAVLKRLKVELDIFSIQSAQLATLKALNEAKISSDEIVKYLEILRDEKIIDDEKFGFLEKIISKNKGTNEAKISHIKPKDHFHKNLDFLNEINKKASLFDNEKTFLEALVAAKKRSNETLFNIAASGVINSGKSTLLNALLNKSVLGASNVPETINLTILKYSKDSFARVNFYTLDELLALGIPSENLPSKSVDIGIDEIKNYTSSSSKTANLVKSVELYDDLELLKDNVCIIDTPGIDDAVILREQITTNFMKKCDLLAHLMNASQSATQKDALFLKKCLENSHIVRLAVVLTHADELSAKELNETLNYTKKAIGEQINGVEIDYFALSAKSYLEGAANSGVEEFKDYLYEVLFGKNSKKSALILSSYQKELKNILNNKLEATKAEILSLKAYEVELKKLQNEQASVKNALSENFSKLESLTQNELAKLESSNTKNIYKMGLETLLQNLNDKVKSEIAYCKSKKQSLNLERLEQIAKTTLRDGVMALMREARNETLVQTRSCEQNIALNFDDYVMSKDEVFNINDFLEQMGVKLEFKELLAAFRAKISSDASEALLGLKEGLLKDKNISQFCEILTDHEKNRLLYLIKTYESAQKATLDKRLKELDHELEKLSSQNQNSLLKLKEQNALQDEICSLLGELENV
- a CDS encoding dynamin family protein yields the protein MFNEFINAYKARYFKVFTSDFKGELARLVNELNDPSLHASDEIKESLNLLIDTLNEPPLIAVIGQFSSGKSTFLNALLGQNILPSGLTPVTAKAVRLKFAKMPLLSVKFTNGSESLLASSELAQLNAMSEQIKSMTLYAPSEILKEVNFIDTPGLNSLRDADTKETKNTLKKVCGAIWLSLANNAAKASELESVEEILRTNDLKALCFINQKDKLSKDELESLLKHARQTYGELFEDIIAISSKQALNGITNENKGELESSNFAKALSAVKEAFLNTNFKENFIKARAKKIVNFLIAEQENRLKVYNAAGEILDKFNGTLEEKLEAIKEEFKPKIALRYSDMSEAIKLASDEVFKLLKPFSRTKFNPVKTLLNKEIYKRENFEMISLDTDEVFLKLIYEDIVFSKFFKRYKKDLKELENEIISAFDELYKSLEDELFIYKSRYESFNPFDEFASNYETKSINTYAGRTYENFLREYENAKFKATQKISLFFEKLDVKVASNYENALKLAVYFLKQKIENSLNSHLQMGTPLYIPSAKEVFDRMLNAFSLYEFDDLMCSNNSFLNKTLLDIKTEFNEIYAQKIAMLERLKAKPKEQILKLEKLQESSVILK
- a CDS encoding restriction endonuclease gives rise to the protein MNYGTELINKGPEGGIDGIMDELGLSKIYIQAKRYKDGSNIGRQEIQQFIGAISNKNTKKGVFITTAKFTKEAQTFAKDSQNFSVVLIDGDRLAELMIKYKVGVQTSQIYEICKIDTDFFDENNF
- a CDS encoding fumarate reductase iron-sulfur subunit, with translation MSRKITIKAFKYNPLSKVSKPHFATYELEETDGMTLFIALNQIREKFDPDLSFDFVCRAGICGSCGMLVNGKPSLACRTLTKDFESGVIELMPLPVFKLLKDLSVDTGNWMNAMSKRVESWIHTDHETDISKLEEKVEPEVAQEVFELDRCIECGICVASCGTAIMRPDFIGAVGLNRVARFKIDALDKRTDEDFYELIGDDDGVFGCMTLLGCEDNCPKHLPLQSRIAYMRRKMAAIK
- a CDS encoding fumarate reductase flavoprotein subunit → MNVKYYDALVIGGGLAGLRAAVAAGEKGLSTVVLSLIPVKRSHSAAAQGGMQASLGNSKMSEGDNEDVHFADTVKGSDWGCDQQVARMFCQTAPKAIRELAAWGVPWTRITKGERSAIINAQKTTIVEKEEVHGLIHSRDFGGTKKWRTCYTADATGHTMLFAVANEALKHNVEIHDRKEAIALIHQNNRCYGAIVRDLVNGEITAYVSKGTLIATGGYGRVYKHTTNAVVCEGIGAAIALETGVAQLGNMEAVQFHPTPIVPSGILLTEGCRGDGGILRDVDGYRFMPDYEPEKKELASRDVVSRRIMEHIRAGKGVPSPYGYHVWLDISILGREHIEKNLRDVQEICEIFNGIDPADTEVYTDETGHQRGKGWAPILPMQHYSMGGIKTKPTGESPTLAGLFSAGEAACWDMHGFNRLGGNSVSETVVAGMIVGDYFADYCASHEIEINTADIEKFVKKQEDYLNSLVTKEGKFNVFDIKNKMKEVMWEHVAIFRTGKGLELAVKELEALYKESLDVKVSNKALFGNPELEEAYRVPKMLKLALCIAKGALDRTESRGAHCREDYPKRDDLNWLNRTLTSWKEGDTLPTITYEPLDIMKMEMPPAFRGYGAKGNIIEHPNSAIRQKEVDEIREKMQAEGKSRQEIQEALMHYDLQPKYKAPNERAGIGNE
- a CDS encoding fumarate reductase cytochrome b subunit, producing the protein MTGLIEGFLGKRSDGKKSRTPAAWDRWQSITGFILACFILCHMVFTSTILLGKDAFNAVVGFAEAKFLFGEATWWITNVIAAVIFVVFVTHAFLAMRKFPANYRQYLMFRGHKDRMKHLDTTLWWFQFLTGFALFFAASAHIIDIIFGGHITADKSAAAFHKLEIFYFALLVFMVVHAGVGMYRLYVKWVSIDGANKHEMLAKRNKAKTVVFVIYGILAVIALIADFVWISH
- the lgt gene encoding prolipoprotein diacylglyceryl transferase; protein product: MEIWNDIYNHFNPVAFSLFGFSVHWYGLMYILALVLALAMAKYLVKKDDIPISNQLLDNYFFWVEIGVILGARLGWVLVYSGEASYYLTQPWQIFNPIHNGEFIGIRGMSYHGAVVGFLLATILFCKKYKQNAWQLLDLCAICIPFGYTFGRIGNFLNQELFGRVTDVPWAINVFGQPRHPSQLYEAFLEGLVIFVILFLYRKYKKFNGELIALYAILYTFARFICEFYREPDSGLGFIIFGLSMGQILSLIMCGLGIFVYIKLYKSFTKI
- a CDS encoding restriction endonuclease subunit S — encoded protein: MSEIFTKFGISFNTNGGGYEPLRNFGVVFNPSKSEIRNLPNDLPVSFVDMQSVNENGYIENKITKPLKEVRMGSYTYFAENDIIIAKITPCMENGKCAVASGLSNSIGLGSSEFHVLRCDASKILPKFLFGFLNRQIVRDEAAKSMTGASGHRRVPIKFYQDLGAKFPSIEIQKQIVTEFENLESEILQREQKLTNLQGKYNEILNRHL